In Bactrocera oleae isolate idBacOlea1 chromosome 3, idBacOlea1, whole genome shotgun sequence, a genomic segment contains:
- the Pcp gene encoding pupal cuticle protein: MKLFCILMIGILAAGAQARSDKYFGAKYHVPTKATTRQQTAKTTTSKTNFPQRQTTDVYKHPNSIAAGRRSNAGPNVPILRNEQEMRNNGRYHYQYETGNGISGMEQGTAGVAIKGASSYVSPEGVEIKLSYTADETGYHPVGDHIPKTPEYVLRALEYIRTHPFKVIKAGDVHPRLSTEIAPPLLTPINPRNFNYKSSSFNSKSAATKRPSQRNASRNDVRRRF, from the coding sequence TGTATTTTAATGATCGGCATTTTGGCTGCGGGCGCGCAGGCACGTAGTGATAAATATTTTGGTGCGAAATACCATGtgccaacaaaagcaacaacacgccagcaaacagcaaaaacaacaaccagcAAAACAAACTTCCCGCAGCGACAAACAACGGACGTTTACAAACATCCGAACAGCATTGCCGCCGGCCGTCGCAGTAATGCTGGACCAAATGTGCCGATCTTGCGTAATGAGCAAGAAATGAGAAACAATGGCCGCTATCACTATCAATACGAAACGGGCAATGGCATTAGTGGCATGGAGCAGGGGACCGCTGGTGTTGCAATCAAAGGCGCCTCCAGCTATGTCTCACCCGAAGGTGTTGAAATCAAGCTATCCTACACGGCGGATGAAACTGGCTATCATCCGGTGGGCGATCACATTCCCAAGACACCCGAATATGTGTTGCGCGCTCTCGAATATATACGCACACACCCCTTCAAGGTGATAAAGGCCGGCGATGTGCACCCACGACTGTCCACTGAGATAGCGCCACCATTACTTACCCCCATCAACCCGCGAAATTTCAACTACAAGTCGAGTAGCTTCAATAGCAAAAGCGCTGCGACGAAGCGTCCGAGTCAACGGAATGCTAGTCGCAACGATGTAAGGCGTCGTTTTTGA